A window from Citrus sinensis cultivar Valencia sweet orange chromosome 5, DVS_A1.0, whole genome shotgun sequence encodes these proteins:
- the LOC102613343 gene encoding dolichol-phosphate mannose synthase subunit 2 — MELADRVVGFLLSFISLSIFTYYTFWVIILPFVDTDHFIHQYFLPQEYAIIIPVFAGVVLLCFLCIFIGFVILKSKKKKA; from the exons ATGGAATTAGCGGACAGAGTAGTTGGGTTCTTATTATCTTTTATCAGCTTATCAATATTCACCTACTACACATTTTGGGTCATCATTCTG CCATTTGTAGACACTGATCACTTCATCCACCAATATTTCCTACCTCAAGAATACGCCATAATTATACCTGTATTTGCTGGTGTGGTACTTCTCTGCTTCTTATGCATATTTATTGGGTTTGTGATCCTCAAGTCCAAAAAGAAGAAGGCATGA